A single window of Bombus affinis isolate iyBomAffi1 chromosome 15, iyBomAffi1.2, whole genome shotgun sequence DNA harbors:
- the LOC126924684 gene encoding insulin gene enhancer protein ISL-1 codes for MEIGGAAMQRMAAAGGPGPLSLQGPPRSVKISPVNIQDEPGDLTSQKSTSSHCVGCGGRIHDQWILRVAPNLEWHAACLKCAECQQFLDEHCTCFVRDGKTYCKRDYVRLFGTKCDKCSECFSKDDYVMRARSKIYHIKCFRCSACMRQLVPGDEFALRQDGLFCRHDHDVLEGGKLCSGPGGVPGSENNNNASLMNNNHHLHPNDGSISDSGSESGSHKAGVGGTRGSGGHKSGGGSDGKPTRVRTVLNEKQLHTLRTCYAANPRPDALMKEQLVEMTGLSPRVIRVWFQNKRCKDKKKTIAMKQQMQEKDGRKLGFGGMHGIPMVASSPVRHESSIGMTPLEVQAYQPPWKALSDFALHTDLERLDPNTPSFHHLVSQMHGYDLHSGPPQLPPPGMLGGPMNDGGGGGGGGSLPPPGPHHPSSGGPDMGQHPDSTDSYVTYLESDSDSLHHDTGSP; via the exons AGAGCACAAGTTCGCATTGCGTGGGATGCGGCGGTCGAATTCACGACCAATGGATACTGCGAGTTGCACCAAATCTGGAATGGCACGCCGCCTGTTTAAAATGCGCGGAGTGCCAGCAATTTTTGGACGAGCACTGCACTTGCTTCGTACGAGATGGGAAAACTTATTGTAAACGCGATTATGTCAG ATTGTTCGGAACAAAGTGCGACAAGTGCAGTGAGTGCTTCAGCAAAGACGACTACGTAATGAGGGCAAGGAGCAAAATTTATCATATAAAGTGCTTCCGATGTTCAGCCTGCATGAGGCAGCTAGTTCCTGGCGATGAATTTGCCTTGAGACAGGATGGCCTCTTTTGTCGACACGATCACGACGTTCTCGAGGGTGGGAAACTGTGCTCGGGGCCTGGTGGTGTTCCTGGAAGCGAGAACAACAACAACGCGTCCCTTATGAATAATAATCATCATTTGCACCCCAACGACGGCTCGATATCAG ATTCCGGGTCTGAAAGCGGGTCGCACAAAGCTGGCGTGGGTGGTACTCGAGGATCGGGCGGCCATAAAAGCGGCGGCGGTTCTGACGGCAAACCAACCAGAGTTCGCACTGTTCTAAACGAAAAGCAACTTCACACACTGAGAACTTGCTACGCCGCGAATCCGCGGCCGGACGCGTTGATGAAGGAACAATTGGTGGAGATGACGGGACTGAGTCCACGCGTGATAAGGGTATGGTTCCAGAACAAACGGTGCAAGGATAAGAAGAAGACGATCGCCATGAAACAACAGATGCAGGAAAAG GATGGCCGTAAATTAGGCTTCGGTGGAATGCACGGAATTCCTATGGTGGCTAGCAGTCCCGTAAGACACGAGAGTTCTATAGGGATGACACCGCTAGAAGTTCAAGCTTATCAACCACCGTGGAAAGCCCTTTCAGACTTCGCCTTACATACCGATTTGGAGAGGCTAGATCCTAATACTCCTTCTTTTCATCATCTGGTGTCGCAG ATGCATGGTTACGATCTTCACAGCGGACCGCCACAATTACCACCGCCAGGGATGCTTGGTGGACCGATGAACGATGGCGGAGGCGGCGGGGGCGGTGGTTCTTTGCCACCCCCTGGCCCACACCACCCCAGTAGCGGCGGCCCAGACATGGGCCAACACCCTGATAGCACGGATAGCTATGTAACTTACCTCGAAAGTGACAGTGACTCTCTTCATCACGATACAGGAAGTCCATAG
- the LOC126924685 gene encoding sorting nexin-4-like: MEEVFQNGNYQRESNANITSMETQKEDVLLDHMEISIVETEKRANGALNLREFYTVYLIETKVTDPDFKGALTKVSSLWRRYTEFELLRAYLEISYPYIVLPPLPEKKVLYAWQKVTTDTFDPDFVDRRRVGLENFLLRVASHPILSRDEHFMGFLQQKDGWRESIKETGYLQLVESKLKALSVAVRLRKPDKRFETIKNYGIELQNNLCNVLRVRARLVEKQHSLYKLHANYGRVFSEWSAIEREMGDGLQKSGHYLDSLAATIDTTLEEEELIADQLKEWLFGASALQAVVKRREALQLTKDEAHDALTTAFEQREKIIQGKSGLMSRLFVSVDTEEVRELKMLQLEQRIAQHEEAVKRVDEDLKSFSIKAMMDIERFQHQKVVDLKEILAAYCILQFKLARKGLQAWQHIKSCLESMP; encoded by the exons ATGGAAGAAGTGTTTCAGAACGGGAATTATCAGAGGGAGTCAAACGCAAACATAACTAGTATGGAGACACAAAAAGAG GATGTATTGCTTGATCACATGGAAATCTCTATAGTTGAAACCGAAAAGCGTGCAAATGGAGCATTGAATTTAAGAGAGTTTTATACAGTCTACCTCATTGAGACTAA AGTTACAGATCCAGACTTTAAAGGTGCACTCACCAAAGTAAGTTCTCTATGGCGCCGATACACAGAATTTGAACTACTGCGAGCTTATTTGGAAATTTCCTATCCATATATTGTACTGCCTCCATTACCAGAGAAAAAAGTTTTATATGCATGGCAAAAGGTTACCACCGATACATTTGATCCAGATTTTGTTGACAGACGAAGAGTTGGTCTTGAG AATTTCCTATTGAGGGTAGCCTCGCATCCTATATTGTCTCGTGATGAGCATTTTATGGGATTTTTGCAACAAAAGGATGGTTGGAGGGAAAGCATTAAAGAAACAG GTTATTTGCAATTAGTAGAATCAAAATTAAAGGCACTGAGTGTGGCAGTGCGATTAAGGAAACCAGATAAGCGATTTGAAACAATCAAAAACTATGGAATTGAACTTCAG AATAATTTATGTAATGTTCTTCGAGTACGTGCGCGACTTGTAGAAAAACAACACAGTTTGTACAAATTACATGCAAATTATGGTCGTGTATTTAGTGAATGGAGTGCCATAGAAAGAGAGATGGGTGACGGGCTGCAG AAATCGGGTCACTACTTGGATTCATTAGCAGCTACAATAGATACAACCCTCGAAGAAGAGGAACTAATAGCAGATCAGTTGAAAGAATGGTTGTTTGGTGCTTCTGCGTTACAAGCAGTTGTCAAACGAAGAGAAGCTTTACAGTTAACCAAAGATGAAGCTCATGATGCTTTAACCACAGCATTTGAACAAAGAGAAAAAATTATACAAG GTAAATCTGGTTTAATGTCAAGATTATTTGTATCTGTGGATACAGAAGAAGTTCGTGAATTAAAAATGTTACAATTGGAACAAAGGATTGCACAACACGAAGAAGCCGTCAAGCGGGTGGATGAAGATTTAAA ATCTTTCTCTATTAAAGCAATGATGGACATTGAAAGATTTCAACACCAAAAGGTGGTagatttaaaagaaattttgGCAGCTTACTGCATTTTACAATTTAAACTTGCTAGAAAG GGATTGCAAGCTTGGCAGCATATCAAGAGTTGTCTGGAAAGTATGCCATAA